Within the Polaribacter pectinis genome, the region CCTTTAACGTTAAGAGAATTAGATGTTCTAAAAGCACTCTCTAAAAATTTAAACAATACAGAAATTAGCAATAAATTGTTTATCTCAAAGAACACTGTAAAGTATCACATTAGAAACATTTATGCGAAAGCTAATGTAAAAACCAGAACAGAATTAAAAACTAAACTCTCCACTTCAGCTTAAATTTAAATAACTAAAAAACAAATACTTACGTACTTGGGTAGGAAAAACCACCCACCTACAATTAGTGATTTCTGTAAAGTTTAATCATTTTTACTGCTGATAAATTTTATACCCAATTTAAGCTAGTTCACTTAATAGGTAATTATACCTGTTTTTAAAACCACGTTTTTATTTAGCTTAAACCTAATATATATTTATCACTTAACTAATCAAACTTAATTTATCATGAACAAAAAAAAACTTTTAAATAGTGTCTTATTATATATGACACTATTTTTTTCAATTTCAGTTCTAGCTCAAAGTGAGCCAGAAGTATTAAAAAACTGGATAGCTCTAGAAGAGGCAGATTTCCATTATGACGTAAGTTATAGTGTAGTAAAATGTAATCCCAATTCTAAACCTACCGTTTTAATTAATGCTTTTAATGAAGATGGCACAAACCCCAAAGTAGGTTTTACCCTTAACTTTTCAGACAATAATGGTAACACTGCACAAGTTGTAGTTGCTCCATTTACTTCAAAATTAGGAGATATGTTTATAGCTTCTTGCAGTTCAGAAAAATATTCTAACTTAAAGTTTGATTATCCTGAAAATATAGATCTAACAACTGTTAAGGTTGAAATAACTTATCAAACTCAATCATGAAAAAATTAGCATATTTAATAATAGTAATTTTCTGCTTGGGAGTAAGTGGAAAAACGGTTGCACAATGTATAGATAAACCTATAATAAATGACTTTTCTCCAAAAACAGGTTTTATAGGAAGTACAGTAACAATCACAGGAGCCAATTTTAGTGCAACTCCAACTCAAAATCAAGTGTTTTTTGGAGCTACACAAGCAACAGTAGTTTCATCTTCTTTTGGAACAATAGAAGTAAGAGTACCTGAAGGAAGTACAACTGCTTTAATAAGTGTTAAGAACCAATGTAACTTATCAGCTTATTCTAAAACACACTTCAATGGAGTTTTTTGTCCAACGCCACTTACAGCCACTTCTTATCAAAATACTGCGCAAGAATTAGCGGGTATTAGAGGAGCCTATAATATGCTTTCTCAAGATATGGATAATGATGGAAAACCAGAGGTTATATCAGCTACAAGCAATGGTATTACTATTGCAAAAAACAATAGTACTCCTAGTAATATTAATTTTACAGCAAATAATTTTAGTGGTCAATTTAATTCTTTAACAACAGCAGATTTTGATGGTGATGGGTTTAAAGATATTGCTTCTAACGGAGGTGTATTTAGAAATACATCTGCTGGAGCTGGTAACATAGGTTTAGTTTATGTAACTGACTCTAAATCTGTTTCTAATTATCAAATAGGTTCTGGAGATTTTAACAATGATGGTAAAATTGACATTATTGGAGAATTTGGAGGAAGTGTTTGGGTAGCTTTTAACACAAGTACTGGTCCTGGAAATATTAATTTTTCTGCTAGACAATTAGTAGCTTCTGGAATAGGTAGATGTACTGGTATACAAGTTGCTGATGTTGATGGTGATGGAAAAGCAGATTTTTTAGCTTCACAAGGTCAGTCAAATAGAGCAACTTCAATAAGAAATATAACATCAAATGGAAGTACAACTGCTTCATTTGAAACTCCAGAATATTGGGCTTCAGATGCTAATCCTGCAGATGGTTTTGGAACTTTTCCATATAGAGCAATGATTGCAGACTTTGATAAAGATGGTAAAATTGATTTTACATCTTGTAATTATCAAGGAAATACAAATACAGCTATTTGGAGAAATATTTCTACGGTTGGAAATATTTCTTTTGCTACTGTTGTAAACATCGATTCTCCAGCAGCTAATTACAGAATTGGTGTGGGTGATGTAGATGGTGATGGGTATCCAGATATTGTAACAAAATCTTTAGGAATAAATGTATTTTCTGTATATAGAAATACAACTTCTACTGCGGGAACCCCAAGTTTTGCTCCAAGATTCGATTATACCTCTTCTAATAGAGCTGAAGTTTCTGGTATTGTAATTGGTGATTTAGATGGTGATTTTGTTCCTGATATTGCTACTTCAGGAATTAGTAGTAATACTATACGTTTTCATAGAAATACTGGGGGGCAAAATGACGTAACTCCACCAACTGTATCTTGTAAAAATATTACAGTGGCATTAAGTCCAGCTGGTACTATTACAATTACTCCAGAAATGATAGATAACGGTTCAGGTGATGCCTGTGGTATAGAATCTTTAGTTTTATCTCAAGTAGACTTTACATGTGCTGACATTGGAGAAAATACGGTTACGTTAACAGCTACTGATGGTGCAGGTAACCAAGCTACTTGTACAGCTACAGTAAATGTACAACCAGCAGCTATTATAGTTGCAGGACAAAGTACAGTTTGCCAAGGAGAAACTGTAGAATTGAATGCGAATAATGGTGATTCATACCAATGGAAAAAGGATGGAATAGATCTTTTTGGTGCAATTTTCCAAAATTATGTTGCAACAACTTCAGGAAATTATACAGTTGTTGTTACAAATAACGGGGGTTGTTCTGGAGAATCTTTACCAACTCCTGTAGTTGTAAACGATAATCCTACTGTAGATATTTCTCCAAGTGGTACTGCTGTTTTATGCCCACCTAATAATTCTACAACTTTAACAGCAACACAATCTTCTATTTATCAATGGATAAAAGACGGTGTAGATATTCCAGATGCAACTCAACAAACTTACGAAGCTACATCTGCAGGTAATTATAGTGTTCGAGTTATTGATTTATTTGGTTGTTCTGCAATTTCAGAACCTACAACTGTTTCAGCAAATTCAGCAGAAATTGAAATTTCTAATAACGGAACAAACGTTGCAAACGGAGCAACTACAGTTGTAGATGGTTTTAATCTTGATTATGGCAATGTATTACCTAATAATTCTTACGATACATTAATTACTATTGATAATACAAGCTCAACTGCTAATAATGCAATTTTAGATGTAGATATTGCAATTTCTGGTCCAGATGCCCAATATTTATCTATCGTAGGTTTAACATCACCCGTAGCTATTTCCCCTGGAACTCAAGCTAATTTCACTCTAGTGTTTAATGGTCCAGACCTAAGAGCTTATAATGCAATTGTTACTATTTTAAGTAATGATTGTAACGAAAGTTCAACTTCTATAAACGTTACAGCTGAAATAACTTGTGAGGCAGCATCTTTTACATCTATTCCAGAAAATATTACTGCAAATAATGATGAAGATGTATGTGGTGCGTTAATAGATTATGAAGTTATAACGGCAGGAAATCCAACACCAGAGTTAACTTACTCTTTTAGTGGTGCTACTTCTGGAAACGGAAATGGATCTGGTACAGGAATGTTATTTAATGTGGGAACTACAACTGTAACATTAAACCTACAGAATGCTTGTGGAAACGAAACAGAAACTTTTGACGTTACAGTTGCGGATAATCAAAGTCCAAATATTGTTTTAAATAATATAACTGTAGTATTAGATGCAAATGGAAACGCTTCAATTACTCCAGAAATGATAGACAATGGTTCTTCAGATAATTGTGCTATAGATACAATTACAATTTCACCAAATCTATTTACTTGTGCAAATTATGGCGAAAACACAGTTACTTTAACAGTAACAGATATAAATGGTAATTCTAATACTGGAACAGCAATTGTAACAGTTGATGATGGTACTATGCAAACAAGTTTTAACCAAGCTGATTATATAAACATTGGAAATTCTAATTATTTAGGAAATGATGAATATAGATTAACAAGCGCAGTTGGTGGACAATTTGGTGCTGTTTGGTATCAAAATAAATTAAATCTTTCAACTGATTTTGAGTTAGACTTTGATGTATATCTTGGAAACAATGACGGTGGTGCAGATGGAATGGCTTTTGTATTACAGCCATTAAGCACCAATCAAGGTTCAAGTGGTGGTGGTTTAGGATATTTAGGAATAAGCCCTTCATTAGCCGTAGAATTTGATACCTATAGCAATACATCTGACCCAGGACAAGACCATGTAGCATTAATGAAAAACGGAGACGTGAATCATTTTTCTTCAAATAATCTTTCTGGACCTCATGTTGTATCTAATTTAGAAAACGGAGCTTATCATAATGTAAAAATATCTTGGATAAAAGCAACAAATAACTTCACGGTTGTTTTCAATGGAAATACAATAATCAACTATAATAGTGATATTGTTAATGATATATTCTCTGGAAACAACGGAGTTTTCTGGGGATTTACAGCAGCAACTGGTTATTTTAATAACGAGCACAAAGTTAAAATAAACACTGTTACCTTTAAGGAAGAACTGAATGTTAGCGCTAATTCAATAACTGCTGCTTCTTGTCCAGATTCTTCAGATGGTGCAATAGACATTAATATTTCATCAGCAAACCCTTGTACAACCTACAGTTGGAGTAATGGAGCAACAACTCAAGATATTACGGGTTTAAATCCTGGTGATTATACAGTTACCATTACAAATGCAGATGGAACAAGTATTTCAGAAACTTATACAGTTACTGGAGATGTTACTTCTCCACAGTTCTTAACAACAGAAACTGCAATCATTTTTTTAGATGAAAACGGAGTTGCAACTTATGATACAAATTCTTTTAACGTTAATACTGTTACAGATAACTGTGCAATAGATAGATTCGAATTCGACAAAACAGTTTATAATTGTAATGAAGTTGGTTTTCATACCATAAATGTTACTGCTTTTGATACAAGTGGAAATTCTACTATTGGAACTATTAATTTAGAAGTTCGTGATGAAATTGCCCCATTAGTACAAGGGCAAGATATTTCTGTAACACTTACTGCTAATGGAACTGTAAGTATTGTTGCTAATGACGTGTTAGTTTCTGGTTCAGATAATTGTGGACCTGTTACCTACACAATCAGTCAAAATACATTTACGGCAACAGACGCTATAAATAGTCCAGTTACAGTTCAATTAACAGCAACAGACGCTAATGGAAACACAACTACTGTTCCAGTTTTAGTAACTGTTATTGATCCTGTTCCTGTTGTAATAACGCAAGATATTATTGTAGAATTAGATGCTAATGGAAATGTTACTATTACTCCAAATCAAATAGATAATGGTTCTAATTCTGTAGTTGGTATTGCAAATTTAGAATTAGACAACACTTCTTTTAATTGTTCTAATATAGGCGTACCAGTAACTGTAACCTTAACTGCAACAAGTACTTTAGGAAGAACAGCAACAGGAACTGCTACAGTTACCGTTTTAGATACAACTGCACCAAATGTAATTACGCAGAACATAGTTGTTCAGTTAGATGAAAATGGAAATGCATCAATTACTCCAGAAATGATCAATAATGGTTCTTCTGATAATTGTGGTATAGAAGACATATCTCTTGATATTACAAACTTTTCTTGTAACAATATTGGAAATAATCAAGTTATATTAACTGTTAAGGATATAAATGGAAACCTTTCTAACAGTACAGCAAATGTTGTTGTAGAAGATACTATTTCTCCAACAATAGCTATACAGAATATTACTGTTCCTTTAAACGAAAACGGAATTGCAAATTTCACTGTAGACATGATTAACAATGGAACTACAGACAATTGCGCAATTGCAAGTTTAGAACTTTCAGAAACAACTTTTGCATGTAGCAATCTTGGTGAAAACACAGTTACTTTTACTGCAACAGATGTAAATGGGAATGTATCTACAGAAAATGTTATTGTTACTGTAATCGATGAAATTGCACCAACAGTAATTACAAAAAACATAGAAGTTTATTTGGATGCAAGCGGAAATGCTTCAATTACTCCAGAAATGGTAGACAATGGTAGTTATGACAACTGTACATTCTCTTTAAGTTTAGACACAACTACTTTTAGTTGTAACAATACTGGAGACAATATTGTAAGTTTAATAGCTATTGATGCAAGTGGTTTACAAACTACTCAACAAACAACTGTTACAGTAATTGATTCTATTTTACCTACTGCAGTTTCTCAAGACGTTACTGTTCAGTTAGATGAAAACGGAAATGCATCAATTACACCAGAAATGATTAATAATGGCTCTTCAGATAATTGTACGTTTACAACTTCTTTAGATGTTTTAGACTTTACATGTACAAATGTTGGTGAAAATTTAGTAACATTAACTGTTAGAGATGCAAGTGGTAATACAACTACTTCTTCATCTACTGTTACTGTTATAGATTCTGTTCCTGCAGAAGTTATCACACAAAATATCAATGTATATTTAGATGAAAATGGAAATACCTCAATAGTTGTAGAAGATATTAATAATGGGTCTAATGATGCCTGTGGAATTGAAACTTTAACTTTAGATGTTACCAATTTTAGTTGTGATACTTTAGGAGAAAACACAGTTACTTTAACAGCAACTGATGTAAATGGAAACATAAGCTCTAATACAGCTATAGTAACTGTTATTGATAACATTGCTCCTACAGTTGGTACACAAAACATTTCTGTTGAATTAGACGCTAACGGTAATGCAACAATAACGCCACAAGACGTATTAATTACTTCTGAAAGCGATATAGAAACTGGAGAAGAATGCGATGTTACTGATGCTAAATACCACGCAATGTATTTAAATGGTTATGTAAAAAATTATAATCAACATAAAACTGTTGCATCTTCTAAAAAGAAAGAAATTGACTTTAGTAGTAAAGGTGATGCTTCAAGACATTGGGGAGCTCGTTATATTTTTGATGCAGATGGAGGTAAAATAACCAAAAACTTAGATGGTACTGCTTCTGTTGTTGGAACTTTAGTAAATAAATACGATAGTAATGACAAATGGATTGTAACTCTAAACCTAAAAAACGCTAGTAATTGGACAGAATGGAGCGCAATGGGTAGAAGCTGGAAAGGAAATCCTTGGAGTGTTCGTGGTGAATATAAAAATTGGATGTATTATGAAATGGCAGAAGGAAGTAATCTTACAGGTGCAGGAAATAATACAGGAACTGTTACAAACATTTACCATGCGCCAACAAGTTTAAAATACGGTGTCCAATTAGGCAACAAAGCAAACTTACAAGATTCTAATTTTGGCTTAAGCGGTTGGTTCTATTATAAAAATAGATATAATTGTTGGGAACAGGGAGATTTCAATTTTAACGTTTCTAATTGTTCAGATTTAGCTATTCCAGAAGAAACTGTTATTACAAGTGACAACTGTAGTATATCAAGTTATACTTTAAGTCAAGATTCTTTTGGTTGTGACGATTTAGGTGAAAACACTATACAAGTTTCAGTAACAGACCAAAGTGGTAACACTACAACTAAAGATGTAATTGTTAATGTTCTTGGAGATAAACCAACTGTTACTATTGATGATTTTTATGCTGTAAAATATCAAAAGAAAAATACCATTTTCTTGGGATATGCAGAAAGCATTTACTTATGCCCTACTGTTACAGGTGGAACTGGATTTACCTATGAATGGACAGATGATTCTGGTAATGTTATTTCAACTGAAAAATTACCAAAAGTAAGTCCGAAGTTTACAACGACTTATACAGTTACAGTAACAAATTCTAATGGTTGTACTGCAACAGACTCTATAGAAGTTTGTGTAATAGATGCAAGAAGTACAAAATCTAATGGTCATAATTACAGAGGTAACTCTCATCATCATGGTCATAATAACGATAAAGTTATCATTTGTCATCATACAAGAAAACATGGTCAAATTAAGCATAAGGAAATAAGTGTAAGCAAAAATTCTGTAAGAGCTCACTTATGGCATGGAGACAAATTAGGTTCTTGTAATGCTACTTGTATTTCAGAAGGAGATGTTGTAGTAACTCCTAACGTAGAAGTTTCTCTATATCCAAATCCATCATCAGGAGTTTTTAATGTAAAAGTTGAAAATTTAGAAAAAGATGCAACTGTTTACTTATATAATATCTATGGAAGAATTATCCAAAAAAGATATATAAGAGCAAGATCTGGAGAGAATAAAGTTGTAATGGGAAGTTATAGACTAAAACAAGGAGCATACGTGGTTAAGGTGATAACAGATGGAACTGTTTACACACAAACAATCCTTATAGAAAGATCACGATATTAAATTACATTTTTTAATTAATTAGGGGAAAAAGAGGGGCAAACAATAGTTTGTCCCTTTTTAAATTTAATTACTTTTGTAAAATGGTTAAAGAAATTCAGCTTCGTGTAAATTTAATAGAAGAACGTAAAGAAAATATTCTGCTATACAAAGCTGCCAAAAAATTAGATGTTGATAAAAGTGAAATTTCCGCAGTAAAAGTCTTGCGAAAATCTATTGATGCTCGTAAAAAAGATATCATTTTCAATTACAAGGTAGCCGTTTATGTAAATGAGCAGGTTCCAGAAAAATCTGATTATATTTTTGAATATAAAGATGTTTCAAAAGCAAAGGAAGTTCATATTATTGGTTTTGGCCCTGCAGGAATGTATGCTGCATTGCGCTGTATAGAATTAGGCTACAAACCTATCGTTTTAGAACGTGGAAAAAATGTACAAGACAGACGTAGAGATTTAAAAGCAATTAATCAAGATCATTTTGTAAACGAAGACTCTAATTATTGTTTTGGTGAAGGTGGTGCTGGAACCTATTCCGACGGAAAATTATACACCAGAAGTTTAAAGCGTGGAGATGTACGTAGAATTTTCGAAAACTTGGTTTACCATGGTGCAACAGAGCAAATTTTAATAGATGCACACCCACATATTGGAACCAATAAATTACCAAAGATAATTCAGAATATTCGTGAGAATATTATAAAGTTTGGAGGGGAAATTCATTTTGAAACTCGTGTTACAGATTTTGTTGTAAAAAACAATAAATTAGAAGCAATTCAACTTCAAAATGGTCAAGAAATGACTGTAAACGCTGTTATTTTAGCAACTGGACATTCTGCTAGAGATATTTATGAATTGTTACATAAAAAAGAAATTGCTATTAAAGCAAAGTCTTTTGCAATGGGCGTTCGTGTAGAACACCCACAAGAAATAATAGATAAAATTCAATATCATTGTGCTGGAGAAAGAGATGAATTATTACCGGCAGCAGCTTACAGTTTAGTTCAACAAGTTAACAACAGAGGCGTATACTCTTTTTGTATGTGTCCTGGAGGATTTATTGTTCCTGCAGCAACTGCAAATGGAGAAGTTGTTGTTAATGGAATGTCTCCATCTAGAAGAAATAATAAGTTTGCAAATTCAGGAATTGTAGTTGAATTAGATATCGATCAAGATTTTAAGAAATACGAAAAATTTGGCCCATTAAAAGGTCTAGAATTTCAGAAAGATTTAGAGAAAATTGCTTTTTTTGCAGGTGGAAGAACACAAACTGCTCCTGCACAAAGATTGGTAGATTTTGTAGATGGCAAATTGTCTACAGATTTAAATGAAACCTCATATCAACCAGGGTTAAAATCTGCTCCACTACACTCTCTTTTACCAAGAATTATTGGCAGTAGATTACGTAAAGGTTTTGCTGCTTTCGGCTCTAAAATGCATGGTTATTATACTAATGAAGCTAATATTGTTGGTGTAGAATCTAGAACTTCATCACCTGTAAACATTCCAAGAAAAGAAAATTTAGAACACACAGAAATAGAAGGATTATTTCCTTGTGGCGAAGGTGGTGGTTATGCTGGCGGAATTGTTTCTGCAGCCATGGATGGAGAACGTTGTGCAGAAGCTGCAATTGCTAAATTATAATTTTTTGATATTTATAAATATAAGTCAATAACTATCAGTAATTTTACGTCATTAATTTATCTAAATGAAAATAACTATTGGTAGAGTTGATAAGGCAGATTTCCCTGAATTATCATTATCCGAAATTGATTTAAAAGTAGATTCAGGTGCTTACACATCTTCTATTCATTGTTCTAACATTAAAGAAATTGTTTTAAATGATGAAAGTTTAATTCAGTTTACGTTGTTAGACCCAGAGCATCCTTTCTATAATAATAAGGAGTTTACTTTTAAAAACTATTCTTCTAAAATTGTAAAAAGTTCAAACGGAATTTCAGAAAAGCGTTTTATGATTCAAACAGAAATCATAATTTTCAATACTACTTTTCCTATTTATTTGACATTAAGCGAGCGTAAAGACATGAAATTTCCTATATTATTAGGAAGGAAATTTTTAAATAAAAAATTCGTGATAGATACAGCAAAGAAAAATTTATCACACAAATTAAAATATAAAAAATAATGAGAATTGTAATTTTATCTAGAAATCCAAAACTATATTCAACAAGAAGATTGGTGGAAGCAGCACAAAAGAGGAAACATGAAGTAATAGTCGTGGATCATTTAAAATGCAATATCGAAATAGAAAAAAAATCTCCAAAGATTTTTTACAAAGGAGAGTATTTAGATAATATCGATGCAATTATCCCAAGAATTGGTGCTTCTGTTACTTTTTATGGTACAGCCGTAATTCGTCAGTTTGAAATGATGAAAGTTTTTACTGCAGTTTCCTCAATAGCATTAACAAGATCTAGAGATAAGTTAAGCAGTTTACAAATTTTAGCTAGAGCTGGTGTAGGTTTACCAAAAACGGTTTTTACCAATTACACAAAAGATGTAGAGCACGTTATACAATCTGTTGGTGGAACTCCATTGGTTTTAAAATTATTAGAAGGAACACAAGGTTTAGGTGTTGTTTTGGCTGAAACACCAAATGCAGCAACTTCTGTATTAGAAGCTTTTAATGGTTTAGGAGCAAGAGTAATTGCACAAGAATTTATTAAAGAAGCTGGTGGTGCAGATATTAGAGCTTTTGTAGTTGATGGAAAAGTAATTGGCGCAATGAAACGACAAGGTAAAGAAGGAGAATTCCGTTCTAATTTACACAGAGGTGGAAATGCAAATGTTATTGAGTTAACAGACGAGGAAGAAAAAACAGCTTTAAAAGCTACAAAAGCAATGGGATTAGGTGTTGCAGGCGTAGATATGTTGCAATCTTCAAAAGGACCATTAGTTTTAGAAGTAAATTCTTCTCCTGGTTTAGAAGGAATAGAAGTTGCAACTGGTAAAAATATAGCAAAAGAAATTATCCGTTATTTAGAATTAAATGTCGAGTAAACCATTTACTCTTTTAGGAAAAGTAATTCCTGAAGGAAAACGTACAGTTTTAGATTTAAAAGTAGCTAAATTACATACAAGAACTACAGTAAATGTTCCTGTAATTATAGAACGTTCTACAAACCCTGGTCCCGTAGTTTTATTACTAGCAGGTATTCATGGAGATGAAACCAATGGAGTTGGTATTATTAGAGAAATAATAAATCTTCAAATTAACAAACCAAAAAACGGAACCATTATTTGTATTCCTGTTTTTAATATTTTCGGGTATTTAATTCAGACCAGAGAGTTTCCTGACGGAAGAGATTTAAACAGAATGTTTCCTGGTTCTGCAACCGGTTCTTTGGCTAGCCAATTTGCATATCAATTTACAAAAGAAATTGCACCACATGTAGATTATGTTATAGATTTTCATACTGGTGGTGGCGAGAGAGATAATATTTCGCAAATTCGTTGTAATAAAGACGATGAAAAAGCGCTTGAATTAGCCAAAGTCTTTAACCCTCCAATGATTGTTTATTCGAGTAATATTGCAAAATCTTTAAGAGATACATTAAATAAAATGGGGAAAACCATTCTACTATTCGAAGGAGGAAAATCGAAAGAACTTAACCCAACTGTTATAAATGAAGGTGTAAACGGAACAAAAAATGTTTTAATTCATTTAGGTTTAATTGAGGGAGAAATAAGTGTAAGAGCAACACCTGTATATGTAAAAAAAGCAAAGTGGTTGAGAGCACAACATTCAGGTATGTTTCAAATTAGAGTTAGAAATGGGGCTTTTGTTAAGAAAAAAGAAGTTTTAGGTGTTATTCAAGATCCTTTTGGAGAGTTTAAAAAGAAAATTTATGCGCCTGAAAACTGTCATATTTTCTGTGTAAATCAAACTCCTATTGTAAATAAAGGTGATGCTTTGTTTCATATTAGTTTGCAAGAATAGTTTTTTCAATTTTAAAGAAATCATAATTACCTACAAATTAGCAAGAAGAAAATCTATGAAAAACCTTTTTTTAAGCACACTCCTAACCATATTTGCAGTATGCATTTCCCAATCTCAAAACAACTTTAATTATCAAGAGTTTTCAAACCCCAACCCTAAAAATGAGTTGTCTTTATTTTTTAAGAAAGAAGTACCTAAAAAGCTTTTAAAAAAGGCTGTTTTTCTTCCAAAGAACAACAATATCGTATTGTCTTTTTCTATCAATAAAGAAAATAAACCTTATCGAATTTCAGTAACTAACTATAGTTCTAAAGAGCTTAAAAAAGCTATTATAGAAGCTTTTAAAAAGTATCCTTTAGAAAATTTAAATTTAGAAACTTTAGATAAAAGAAATAGATATCATTTTCAAATAATATCTAAAAATAAGTCTAAAAACATATTTAATTGTAGTTCTAAAATCATAATAGAAACTCCTTCTATCTGTGAACCATGTAAAGATCTAGAGTTTTTCGAAGACCTAAAAAATTGTTTAAATTTAGAAGTGAAAAAATA harbors:
- the rimK gene encoding 30S ribosomal protein S6--L-glutamate ligase produces the protein MRIVILSRNPKLYSTRRLVEAAQKRKHEVIVVDHLKCNIEIEKKSPKIFYKGEYLDNIDAIIPRIGASVTFYGTAVIRQFEMMKVFTAVSSIALTRSRDKLSSLQILARAGVGLPKTVFTNYTKDVEHVIQSVGGTPLVLKLLEGTQGLGVVLAETPNAATSVLEAFNGLGARVIAQEFIKEAGGADIRAFVVDGKVIGAMKRQGKEGEFRSNLHRGGNANVIELTDEEEKTALKATKAMGLGVAGVDMLQSSKGPLVLEVNSSPGLEGIEVATGKNIAKEIIRYLELNVE
- a CDS encoding succinylglutamate desuccinylase/aspartoacylase family protein, producing MSSKPFTLLGKVIPEGKRTVLDLKVAKLHTRTTVNVPVIIERSTNPGPVVLLLAGIHGDETNGVGIIREIINLQINKPKNGTIICIPVFNIFGYLIQTREFPDGRDLNRMFPGSATGSLASQFAYQFTKEIAPHVDYVIDFHTGGGERDNISQIRCNKDDEKALELAKVFNPPMIVYSSNIAKSLRDTLNKMGKTILLFEGGKSKELNPTVINEGVNGTKNVLIHLGLIEGEISVRATPVYVKKAKWLRAQHSGMFQIRVRNGAFVKKKEVLGVIQDPFGEFKKKIYAPENCHIFCVNQTPIVNKGDALFHISLQE